Proteins found in one Primulina eburnea isolate SZY01 chromosome 16, ASM2296580v1, whole genome shotgun sequence genomic segment:
- the LOC140817358 gene encoding LOB domain-containing protein 1-like, whose product MITGRTENTTTTPVAATVAEVSHSSSSSLSPASSTSSPRPGIILSPCAACKILRRRCAEKCLLAPYFPPTEPLKFTIAHRVFGASNISKLLQELPDDQRADAVNSMVYEANARIRDPVYGCTGAICQLQKQISELQTELAKAQAQVLNMQCQNANLFELVCKDDDQQLMLPQPAVVLPNNICYDNSTSFCLDDSILGLWT is encoded by the exons atgattacTGGACGCACTGAAAACACTACCACCACTCCCGTCGCTGCAACGGTGGCCGAAGTTAGccactcctcctcctcctccctaTCTCCTGCTTCATCGACTTCATCTCCTCGGCCAGGGATTATTCTCAGCCCATGTGCTGCCTGCAAGATCCTCCGCCGCAGATGCGCGGAGAAATGCTTGCTTGCCCCATATTTCCCCCCAACCGAACCACTCAAATTCACAATCGCACATCGAGTTTTCGGTGCTAGCAACATAAGCAAGTTGTTGCAG GAACTTCCGGATGATCAAAGAGCGGATGCAGTAAACAGCATGGTATACGAAGCCAATGCGAGGATTAGGGATCCGGTGTATGGCTGCACGGGAGCCATTTGCCAGCTTCAGAAACAGATAAGCGAGCTCCAAACTGAACTGGCCAAGGCACAGGCACAGGTCCTGAACATGCAATGCCAGAATGCTAATTTATTCGAACTGGTCTGCAAAGATGATGATCAACAACTTATGTTGCCACAACCCGCAGTGGTACTGCCAAATAATATCTGTTACGATAATTCCACTAGTTTTTGTCTGGATGACAGTATCTTGGGCCTTTGGACatga
- the LOC140815908 gene encoding uncharacterized protein, producing MRRVDIGLQLLSVFVHSKPIFDGYSSHGILFLQGSIPIKSPGLCIISGSRSLIPMFAVDFSAVPFSFMYLHLSMQLRLARLAYVFLVVTLGVNENFGEVTSQISLGKEQSIGGLRQRDSSQTTGGFPKLALRSMQYRNSRHVQKRSSFRRKRGRPPSALRAKKSNGPLASDLLRIRQNATHSSSAAPSHILGGLAKTSPSKYIKELISAVGMDGSRSSTHSKESKAAMGLIPPNTGASCSANLLIIETDKCYREEGVIITLELSASKQWVLAVVKDGMKRDSLTTQSVMRPSCSNRFTNATLWSGDGGWKFEFPNKQDWLIFKELYKECSDRNLQASTVSVIPVPGVQVVSNTVQNNYMPYVRPDSYITVNDDELARALSKMTASYDMDLDDEKWLNEFNDALSSEGEIHDLITPERFELVVDALEKGFHCNGDDHSDEKAAYDFCIHLERKEFIEAIHKYWIKKRRQKQSALVRIFQLYKPRRSHVIPRSILRKKRSFKRQACQAGRGKQRIFLQEMVTERDASEHKNNLFKLQEARAFADRSEQSAVLKRQRAQILLENADLTTYKAIMALRIAEATEIVETPDGHFFRAGREELQPRGRFLTKPLEVNRVKELM from the exons ATGAGGAGGGTTGACATTGGATTACAACTGCTTTCTGTGTTTGTGCATTCGAAACCCATATTTGATGGTTATTCTTCGCATGGTATACTTTTTCTCCAG GGGTCGATCCCAATCAAGAGTCCTGGTTTATGCATAATTTCAGGATCCAGGTCCCTGATACCCATGTTTGCTGTGGATTTTTCCGCGGTACCCTTTAGCTTTATGTATTTGCATTTGAGTATGCAGCTGAGATTGGCACGATTGGCCTATGTTTTTCTTGTTGTTACATTGGGTGTCAATGAGAACTTTGGAGAAGTAACATCTCAAATTTCTCTTGGGAAAGAACAGAGTATTGGTGGTTTAAGGCAGAGGGATTCGTCTCAGACAACTGGCGGATTTCCTAAATTGGCTCTTCGAAGTATGCAATATCGAAATAGTAGACATGTCCAGAAAAGGAGTTCTTTTAGACGTAAGAGAGGAAGACCACCATCTGCTTTACGGGCTAAAAAATCTAATGGGCCTTTGGCTTCCGATCTTTTAAGGATTAGACAGAATGCAACTCATTCCTCTTCTGCAGCACCTAGTCACATACTTGGGGGTTTAGCTAAGACAAGTCCCTCCAAGTACATCAAAGAACTAATATCTGCAGTTGGGATGGATGGGAGCCGGTCCTCCACACATTCCAAGGAATCAAAAGCTGCTATGGGGCTTATACCGCCAAATACAGGTGCCAGTTGTTCAGCGAACTTATTAATCATTGAAACGGACAAGTGTTACAGGGAAGAAGGAGTTATCATCACTTTAGAACTATCTGCTTCAAAACAATGGGTTCTTGCTGTTGTGAAGGATGGAATGAAACGAGACAGCCTCACTACGCAGAGTGTCATGAGGCCATCTTGTTCTAATCGCTTCACTAATGCAACATTATGGTCAGGAGATGGGGGATGGAAGTTCGAGTTTCCTAATAAGCAAGACTGGTTGATTTTTAAGGAACTTTATAAAGAGTGCTCAGACCGAAATTTACAGGCTTCTACAGTTAGTGTCATTCCCGTTCCTGGGGTGCAAGTGGTATCCAATACCGTTCAAAACAATTATATGCCATATGTGAGACCAGATTCATATATCACTGTAAACGATGATGAGCTAGCAAGGGCGTTGTCGAAGATGACTGCCAGTTATGACATGGACTTGGATGATGAAAAGTGGTTAAATGAATTCAATGATGCTCTGTCCTCAGAAGGAGAGATTCATGATCTTATAACACCCGAGCGATTTGAGTTGGTTGTCGATGCCCTTGAAAAAGGTTTTCATTGCAATGGGGATGATCATTCTGACGAGAAGGCAGCATATGATTTTTGCATCCATTTAGAAAGAAAGGAATTTATAGAGGCTATACATAAGTACTGGATTAAAAAGCGAAGACAGAAACAATCAGCACTTGTCAGGATTTTCCAG CTATACAAGCCTAGAAGATCTCATGTGATCCCGAGGTCCATTTTACGGAAGAAAAGATCATTCAAACGGCAGGCATGTCAAGCTGGGAGAGGGAAGCAACGAATTTTTCTTCAAG AAATGGTAACAGAAAGAGACGCTTCGGAGCACAAGAATAACTTGTTCAAATTGCAAGAAGCGAGAGCTTTCGCTGACAGATCTGAGCAATCAGCTGTTTTAAAGCGGCAAAGAGCTCAAATCCTCCTGGAAAATGCTGACTTAACTACATATAAAGCTATAATGGCTCTTAGAATAGCCGAAGCAACTGAAATTGTGGAGACTCCAG ATGGCCATTTTTTCCGAGCTGGGAGAGAGGAATTACAGCCTCGTGGCCGGTTTTTGACGAAGCCTTTGGAGGTCAATCGAGTGAAAGAATTAATGTAG
- the LOC140815853 gene encoding uncharacterized protein, with protein MDPTIPTPTACSTVTSSSVSSQIPPPTPSNILEISLISAQDLASITKSMRTYATTWIHPNRKLTTRTDQNGHTNPTWNDKFAFRVDNELLMSENGTLTVEIYTVSWFRDVLVGTVQVLINDLITPAVRMSHNHPKNTRFVALQVRRPSGNPQGILNMGIALLDSTMRSMPLNNYPSDKKLNPLSLQQHKNEYGEEQQRELTSRIQLWRSLSVGSEVNNEDFPLKPGSVNNGSMVNGSICNGSAVNGSEACSDIGPSASIVAAELAKKLQPPLNPKKVHITAQDIEETGSSILEDLTIEEAKAKGYRFTSRRERWRKEMNPGEKIDADDDYDRSEISNNSSRHSRRNSDGGLFSCFGNAYGIEFTIVCGASNNASSKKLVDSKSRKKRSSEANSA; from the coding sequence ATGGATCCGACCATCCCAACCCCTACTGCCTGTTCCACCGTGACATCCTCCTCCGTCTCCTCCCAAATACCGCCACCCACCCCTTCGAACATACTCGAGATCAGCTTGATATCGGCTCAAGACCTAGCCTCCATCACGAAATCTATGCGAACATATGCAACGACATGGATCCACCCTAACCGCAAGCTCACCACCCGAACCGATCAAAATGGCCACACGAACCCTACATGGAACGACAAGTTCGCGTTCCGTGTGGACAATGAGCTCCTCATGTCGGAAAACGGGACCCTGACCGTTGAAATCTACACGGTTTCGTGGTTTCGCGATGTCCTGGTGGGGACGGTGCAGGTCTTAATCAACGATCTCATCACCCCGGCGGTTCGAATGTCGCATAACCACCCTAAGAACACGCGTTTTGTTGCCCTACAAGTCCGCAGACCATCCGGCAACCCACAGGGCATACTCAACATGGGAATTGCCCTACTTGACAGCACAATGAGAAGCATGCCTTTGAACAACTATCCAAGTGATAAAAAACTGAATCCTCTCAGCCTGCAACAGCATAAAAACGAATATGGGGAAGAACAACAAAGGGAACTTACTTCAAGAATCCAACTGTGGCGTTCATTAAGCGTGGGGTCTGAGGTTAACAACGAGGATTTTCCATTAAAGCCCGGATCAGtaaacaatggatcaatggttAATGGATCAATATGCAATGGTTCCGCTGTAAATGGTTCGGAAGCGTGTTCTGATATCGGTCCATCTGCTTCGATCGTGGCAGCTGAGTTAGCCAAGAAGTTGCAACCACCATTAAACCCCAAGAAAGTGCACATAACTGCACAAGATATCGAGGAAACAGGCAGCTCCATTCTTGAGGATTTGACAATCGAAGAAGCAAAAGCGAAGGGGTATAGATTTACTTCAAGAAGAGAAAGATGGAGAAAGGAAATGAATCCAGGTGAAAAGATTGATGCAGATGATGATTATGATCGGTCCGAGATATCGAATAATAGCAGCAGGCATTCACGTAGGAATTCGGATGGGGGACTCTTTTCATGTTTTGGAAATGCATATGGGATCGAGTTCACTATCGTATGTGGGGCGAGTAATAATGCAAGTAGTAAGAAACTCGTCGATAGCAAGAGTAGAAAGAAGAGATCAAGTGAGGCCAATTCAGCGTAG